One Tolypothrix sp. NIES-4075 DNA segment encodes these proteins:
- a CDS encoding TrbI/VirB10 family protein encodes MNNKASLEELDNESDEISSTLTSPNGVNGSANNSGKMLEKTGSLGINKDEITLEDEKELAGYNDDLPELLTKEYRIKQDEEEPEGRSTSEKPSVRMGLVLTATATIMGVVGFVWFGFLAPKPARQKASNPSPSTTPKQLEDESAELKGKLAFQDQRRQLETKPDIQKQRSTPTKPQTSLSPVVAKTPSSPPPVRQTPTVLPPPRTVFVRQPSPPPPQSALFTARPIQRTQPTQPIQEPIRAIQAAPPAEPSSAVDPFERWSQLASLGQTRGLTTPEMASNSQGQPTTELGDNSFATSSTPAPTITAFRTSPTALSTQNNASPVLTRTQQQSIQQGISTVSIGYTGANNNSVVTNATAMTDGEMGILNRSPVNQDSNSAETSDSALEVAIGTSVNARVVVPMLWDESGESPTNGRFAIQLTEDMQSTDGSVALPTGTILITQVESVNRSNRLVNMSVVALVYPDSQGHMRQEEIPSGNLLIRGKNNQPLIAQGLFDKGSQIAKQDLLIGVISSLGRVGEIINQPRTQSSSSSSSFGFSQSTVTTTSNPNVLAAALEGFFKVTGDRLAKRSDQAVQEMLKKPNVAVVPEGTKVSVFVNSFLRVRR; translated from the coding sequence ATGAACAATAAAGCATCACTAGAAGAATTAGACAATGAATCCGATGAAATTAGCAGCACATTAACTTCACCTAACGGTGTTAATGGCTCCGCTAATAACTCTGGAAAAATGTTGGAAAAAACAGGCAGTTTGGGTATTAATAAAGACGAAATCACCTTGGAAGACGAGAAAGAACTGGCTGGATATAACGATGATCTTCCTGAATTACTCACAAAGGAATATCGCATTAAACAAGACGAAGAAGAACCAGAAGGGCGTTCAACTTCAGAAAAACCAAGTGTTCGCATGGGATTAGTTCTCACTGCAACAGCAACCATCATGGGAGTAGTGGGATTCGTTTGGTTTGGATTTCTTGCTCCTAAGCCTGCGCGTCAAAAAGCATCTAACCCTTCTCCTTCAACAACTCCCAAACAATTAGAAGACGAATCTGCCGAACTCAAAGGCAAATTAGCTTTTCAAGACCAACGACGACAATTGGAAACTAAACCAGACATACAGAAACAACGTTCTACGCCCACTAAGCCCCAAACCTCCCTATCACCAGTGGTCGCTAAAACTCCTTCCTCTCCACCCCCAGTCCGTCAAACTCCTACTGTTCTACCTCCACCTAGAACAGTTTTTGTTCGTCAACCATCCCCTCCACCACCGCAATCAGCACTCTTCACTGCACGACCTATACAGCGTACACAACCCACGCAGCCCATACAGGAGCCTATACGCGCTATACAGGCTGCACCACCCGCAGAGCCGAGTTCGGCTGTAGATCCCTTTGAACGGTGGAGCCAATTGGCTTCCTTGGGGCAAACTCGCGGATTAACCACACCAGAAATGGCATCGAATAGCCAAGGACAACCAACTACAGAGCTAGGTGATAATTCTTTTGCTACATCTTCGACCCCTGCACCAACCATAACAGCTTTTCGGACTTCGCCAACAGCACTTTCTACTCAAAACAATGCAAGCCCTGTCCTTACAAGAACGCAACAACAAAGTATACAGCAAGGCATTTCAACTGTTTCCATTGGTTACACCGGAGCTAATAACAATTCAGTAGTAACTAATGCTACCGCAATGACTGATGGAGAAATGGGAATTCTCAACCGTTCCCCGGTTAATCAAGATAGTAATAGTGCTGAAACATCTGACTCTGCCTTAGAGGTGGCAATTGGAACTTCTGTTAACGCACGGGTTGTTGTACCAATGCTTTGGGATGAAAGCGGTGAAAGCCCAACAAATGGTAGGTTTGCTATTCAGCTAACAGAAGATATGCAGTCAACTGATGGCAGTGTAGCTTTACCAACTGGCACTATTTTAATTACTCAGGTAGAGTCTGTAAACCGAAGTAATAGATTGGTGAATATGAGTGTTGTGGCACTGGTTTACCCCGATTCACAAGGACATATGCGGCAAGAAGAAATACCATCTGGCAACTTGTTGATTCGCGGCAAAAATAATCAGCCGTTAATTGCTCAAGGACTCTTTGATAAAGGTTCCCAAATCGCCAAACAAGATTTATTAATCGGAGTTATCAGTAGTTTGGGAAGAGTTGGAGAAATCATCAATCAACCTCGTACTCAATCATCTAGTTCCTCATCCTCTTTTGGCTTTAGCCAATCCACAGTCACTACTACAAGTAATCCGAATGTCCTGGCAGCAGCTTTGGAAGGGTTCTTTAAAGTGACAGGCGATCGCCTAGCGAAACGCTCAGATCAAGCGGTACAGGAAATGCTTAAAAAACCGAATGTAGCAGTTGTGCCAGAAGGAACTAAGGTTTCTGTTTTTGTCAACAGCTTTCTACGTGTGCGTCGATAG
- a CDS encoding HNH endonuclease, which translates to MPIYRERYADDWDEIALAIKAAAHWRCRHCNQQCLRPGEKPKQLTRSEWTVLTLSVHHANFTPEDNRPENLIPLCTPCHIALHSRARGRTNTSPGQLELQLWTN; encoded by the coding sequence ATGCCTATTTATAGAGAGCGCTACGCGGATGATTGGGATGAAATAGCACTTGCCATTAAAGCGGCAGCACATTGGCGCTGTCGGCACTGCAATCAGCAATGTTTGCGACCAGGTGAAAAGCCAAAACAACTGACACGCTCCGAATGGACTGTATTGACGCTCTCGGTGCATCATGCCAATTTTACACCCGAAGATAACCGACCAGAGAACTTAATTCCGCTTTGTACACCATGCCACATTGCGCTTCACAGTCGAGCGCGAGGAAGGACGAATACTTCACCGGGGCAGTTAGAGTTACAACTTTGGACGAATTAA
- a CDS encoding helix-turn-helix domain-containing protein has translation MTAKVTFVTVESGSSNMQERQNRLAQLIEQLLQEGWTQTTLATAIGVDFSTVYRWLKSKTIPECDSKNFRQLARLSGGNTRSLQFYLDGKISLLAYRQGLEKKPLEKVKNDKSSASAQIKKEVLAKIYLLDPVDIAEVISSSVAFLAGVE, from the coding sequence ATGACCGCTAAAGTAACTTTTGTGACTGTTGAGTCCGGGTCTTCTAATATGCAGGAACGCCAAAATCGACTGGCTCAATTGATTGAACAGCTACTACAAGAGGGCTGGACTCAAACTACTTTAGCCACAGCTATTGGTGTAGATTTCTCAACTGTGTACCGATGGTTGAAGAGTAAAACCATTCCCGAATGCGATTCTAAAAACTTTAGGCAATTGGCGAGGTTGAGCGGTGGTAACACTAGATCGCTGCAATTTTATTTAGATGGGAAAATTTCTCTATTAGCCTACCGTCAAGGTTTGGAGAAGAAACCATTAGAGAAAGTAAAAAATGACAAAAGCTCGGCTTCTGCTCAGATTAAAAAAGAAGTTTTAGCAAAAATTTATTTACTTGATCCAGTAGATATTGCGGAAGTAATTTCTTCAAGTGTAGCGTTTCTAGCAGGGGTAGAATGA
- a CDS encoding helix-turn-helix domain-containing protein, whose protein sequence is MSVGDNRQECASPQSPGYQRVIGGLEVPQAARANKRLRKPKNLPSCEPPLFTNKNYEMTATGAPIVSATQAYLKHPDWSEYTNGSLYFQKPFGKGRYIEFYILHKQEHQPQYISDSAEHKILEQYGVMAARLHAVFATYAALQAQPWKQPFVLRGSELIKTLKVYKSKKLTKSQKLKAIADLALVVGTLGAIIHWYEGDLNLCIKERCLLWTVSVQEYSQLNLFKDADELCEVIIRVQPGLWTYNFLNSIGEQSRTALYQYGFIPKQVFDIDPHRQKLASSLALYIIQNSRAHKSGTYTINSLLSNVLLSFQIEQAVSDYRYGWRLKETLEEALLVLKDKVGIKIEFDDDTYPMWLRPLWAMPDELSNLPTKERNQRLLGTKRLPDNYIQNFLFQAKLIFKLPPQIQRYLNKFKTPKTCTDKEISQLQTKNYPSSTSVSTPELVKTPPQASATSQIIELPEISELTGATIRQVRTGRGMSQRQLAGAMGLSQSWVRDIETEGRDKPIPQKHAVKLKEVLGLS, encoded by the coding sequence ATGTCGGTAGGAGACAATAGACAAGAGTGTGCCAGCCCTCAATCACCAGGCTACCAAAGGGTAATTGGTGGGTTAGAAGTACCCCAGGCAGCAAGAGCTAACAAGCGTCTTAGAAAACCCAAAAACCTACCTTCTTGTGAACCACCACTATTTACAAACAAAAACTACGAGATGACGGCAACAGGTGCACCAATTGTTAGTGCCACTCAAGCGTACCTTAAGCATCCAGACTGGAGTGAGTACACTAATGGGAGCCTTTACTTCCAAAAACCATTTGGAAAAGGTCGTTATATAGAGTTTTACATACTTCACAAACAGGAACATCAACCACAATACATCTCAGACAGCGCCGAACATAAAATCCTTGAGCAATATGGTGTGATGGCTGCAAGACTCCATGCTGTGTTCGCCACGTATGCTGCCCTTCAGGCACAACCTTGGAAGCAACCGTTTGTTCTACGAGGTTCGGAACTCATCAAAACACTAAAGGTATACAAAAGCAAAAAGCTGACAAAATCACAAAAACTGAAAGCTATAGCGGACTTGGCTTTAGTTGTTGGAACTCTCGGTGCAATCATCCACTGGTACGAAGGAGATTTAAACCTTTGCATTAAAGAGCGCTGCCTACTTTGGACGGTAAGCGTGCAAGAATACAGTCAGCTAAATCTATTCAAAGACGCGGATGAACTTTGCGAAGTTATAATCCGTGTGCAACCAGGTCTTTGGACTTACAACTTCCTCAACTCCATAGGTGAGCAATCAAGAACCGCACTGTATCAGTACGGGTTTATCCCAAAGCAAGTCTTCGATATAGATCCACATCGCCAGAAACTAGCTAGCAGTTTGGCATTGTACATTATACAGAATAGTCGCGCTCATAAAAGTGGTACGTACACGATTAATAGCTTATTAAGTAACGTTTTGCTGTCCTTTCAAATTGAACAGGCAGTAAGTGATTATAGGTATGGCTGGAGACTTAAAGAAACGCTAGAAGAGGCATTGTTGGTTTTAAAAGATAAAGTTGGTATCAAAATTGAGTTTGATGATGACACTTACCCGATGTGGCTCAGACCTTTATGGGCAATGCCAGATGAACTTAGCAACCTCCCTACCAAAGAGAGAAATCAGCGGTTACTTGGGACTAAGAGGCTGCCAGATAACTATATACAGAACTTTTTGTTTCAAGCGAAGTTGATTTTTAAGCTGCCACCTCAAATTCAAAGGTATCTGAATAAATTTAAAACCCCGAAAACCTGCACAGATAAAGAAATTTCTCAATTACAGACAAAAAATTACCCTAGTTCCACCTCAGTCAGCACTCCTGAACTGGTCAAAACACCCCCCCAGGCAAGCGCTACATCACAAATCATCGAATTACCCGAAATCAGCGAACTTACCGGAGCTACTATACGGCAAGTTCGGACAGGTAGAGGTATGAGTCAGAGACAGCTTGCTGGTGCTATGGGTCTAAGTCAGAGTTGGGTGCGAGACATTGAAACCGAAGGTAGAGATAAGCCAATTCCACAGAAACACGCTGTCAAACTCAAGGAAGTCTTGGGATTATCATGA